CGGCGGACGGCGGCGAGATACTCGGCGATGGGCTGGCCCTGGGCGTCGGTGAAGTAGCGCAGCAGATGGGGATGCGCGGCCACGAAGCCGTACCACAGGTCGAGGATGGCTTCGATCTGATCGGCGAGGACATCACCGGCCTGGCGCAGGTACTGTTCATCTTCGGGAGTCCAGAGAACGGCTTGTTCGAGCTGCCGGAGTTCTTCGAGGGTCAGCGGGGAACGGGCCGTGTCGGCCTGGCCGTAGGTGTAGCCGGGAATTGTGGCAGGGGTCGTACTCATCGCTTCGCTCCTTTCTTGGTCTGAAGGACTTGTGGGGAAGGAGGAGCCGGCCGCCTCCCAAGGGGAAGCCTATAGGGAAACCCTATAAATTTGATCTATAGGAAAACCCTATAGGGAAATCCGTCGGGACGTGGGAGGCGGCGGTCCGATACTTAGGACTGCTAATTATTATGGCGAGGGGTGGGGGTTGTGTCCAGAGGGATTTTTTCGGGACGAGGTGTCCGGGCGGGTTTGCAGGGTGGCGCGGAGGGAGAAGTGTCAGGTGGCTGTCAAAGCTGGGCGGGGGGCGCGGTCGAGGGCAGAGCGGAGGAGTTCGAGGATGAGCCATTCAAAGGAGTAGCCGGCGGCCTGGAGGGCGTTGACGAGGATGAGGCTGATGAGGTAGGGGTTGGGGTTGACTTCGAGGATGTGGGGTTGGCCGTGGGCGTCGAGGCGGATGTCGAGGCGGGCGTAGTCGCGGCAGTGGAAGAGTCGGAAGGCGCGGCGGGCGAGGTGGTCGATGGCGTGCTGGAGTTGGGGGTCGAGGGTAACGGGCGCCTGGACGAGGCAGCGTTGGTATTCGCCGCTGGCGGTGTCCCATTTGGCGGTGTAGGTGTAGACGGGGTGCCAGCGGGGGTCGGCGGGTTGGAAGACGATTTCGCCGGGGGGCAGGACGAGGAGGCGGCGCTGGGCGGGGGGGCCGATTTCGAGGACGTTGACGTGGAATTCGCGTCCGGGGAGGAGTTCTTCGAGGAGCAGAGGCGGGGCGAAGTGCTGGCGGAGACGGGCGACGGCAGCGGGGAGCTGTTCGGGGGTTGTCACCACGTTGTCCTGTTCGATGCCGATGCTAGCGTCTTCGAAGGTGGGTTTGACGATGAGGGGGTAGCGGCCGGTCCAGCGGGGTTCGTCGTCCGCATCGAGGAGGGCGAAGGGGGGCGTGGGCAGTTCGGCGCCGCGGAGGAGGTATTTGCTGGCGGCTTTGTCGCGTCCGAGGGCGAGGCAGCGGGCGGGGCAGCCGGTGTAGGGCAGGCCGAGCCATTCGAGCAGGGCGGCGGCTTGGACTTCGGTCACGGAGGATTCCGGCACGCCTTCGTGGAGGTTGAAGACGGCGTCGGGGCGCTGGCGGCGGACTTCGTCGAGCAACGGTTGCAGGTCGTGGGCCAGCCCCAGGGTGCGGACGGCGTAACCGGCCTCGCGGAGCACGGCGGTGCATTCGGCGACGGTGTCGAGCACGTCCCGTTCCGCTTCGTACTGCGGGTGGTGGGGGGGGAGTACCGGTTCGTTGTACAGCACCAGGACAGATGCGGACATGCGTGCCTCCGCAGGATGCGAGATCGTGGTGTCAGGGGGGTGGCAGTCCCCAGCGGCGGGTGGCGGCTTCGAGGATGGCCCGGAGGAGTTGCTCGTAGGTGTAGCCGACGCGGTAGGCCAGGTAGCAGAGGTCGCCGGAGGTGGGGCTGAGGCCGGGCAGCGGGTTGATTTCCAGGAAGTAAGGGACGCCGTCGCGGATGCGGAAGTCCACGCGGGCCAGGTCGCGGCAGCCCAGGGCGGTGAAGGCGGTTAGGGCGTCGGTTTCCACCGCTTGATAGACGGCGGGGGGCAGCCGGGCCGGGGCTTCGTAGTCCACCTGATCGTGCCAGGCCCGCTTGACTTCCAGACTGTAGATGAAGCGCTGGGGGTCGGCCTTGGGCACGATGCGCATCACGCCGAGCGCCTGGGGCGGGTCATTCCCCACGATGCCGACGGTCACTTCCTCCCCGGCGATGTATTCTTCCACCAGGGCGGCCTGGCGGTAGGTTTGCCAGATGCGGACGACGGCCGGTCCGAGCGCGGCGGGGTCTTCGACCAGGGCGTGGCGGCGGATGCCTTTGCTGGAGCCTTCCCAGACGGGCTTGACGATCACGGGCAGGGAGAGACCGGCTTCGGCGAGCAAGGGGGGAAACTCGGCGTAATCGCCGTCGTAGCCGTGGGGCGGGGGCGGAAGGGTCAGCCCTTGGGGGACGGTGAGGCCGGCGGCGGCCATCACGGTGCGGGTGAGGCTTTTGTCCAGGGCGAGGGCCAAGGCCAGCGGGTCGGAACCGCTGTAGGGGATGCCCAATAGCTCGCAGACAGCGGGGACGCGCGCCTCCCGGCAGCGGCTCACCCCGTATCCTTCGGACAGGTTGAAGACCAACTCCGGCGGCTCGCGGAGCAAGGCCTGCACCAGCGGCGGGCCGTCGCCCAGGATGCGCACCTCGTGCCCCCAGCGGCGGAAGACCTCGGC
This window of the Thermogemmata fonticola genome carries:
- a CDS encoding D-alanine--D-alanine ligase family protein; this translates as MSASVLVLYNEPVLPPHHPQYEAERDVLDTVAECTAVLREAGYAVRTLGLAHDLQPLLDEVRRQRPDAVFNLHEGVPESSVTEVQAAALLEWLGLPYTGCPARCLALGRDKAASKYLLRGAELPTPPFALLDADDEPRWTGRYPLIVKPTFEDASIGIEQDNVVTTPEQLPAAVARLRQHFAPPLLLEELLPGREFHVNVLEIGPPAQRRLLVLPPGEIVFQPADPRWHPVYTYTAKWDTASGEYQRCLVQAPVTLDPQLQHAIDHLARRAFRLFHCRDYARLDIRLDAHGQPHILEVNPNPYLISLILVNALQAAGYSFEWLILELLRSALDRAPRPALTAT
- a CDS encoding D-alanine--D-alanine ligase family protein; the encoded protein is MRIGIACTLKPDTPPPAGLPDDWHEEWDSPETVTAIAEVFRRWGHEVRILGDGPPLVQALLREPPELVFNLSEGYGVSRCREARVPAVCELLGIPYSGSDPLALALALDKSLTRTVMAAAGLTVPQGLTLPPPPHGYDGDYAEFPPLLAEAGLSLPVIVKPVWEGSSKGIRRHALVEDPAALGPAVVRIWQTYRQAALVEEYIAGEEVTVGIVGNDPPQALGVMRIVPKADPQRFIYSLEVKRAWHDQVDYEAPARLPPAVYQAVETDALTAFTALGCRDLARVDFRIRDGVPYFLEINPLPGLSPTSGDLCYLAYRVGYTYEQLLRAILEAATRRWGLPPP